One stretch of Daphnia pulicaria isolate SC F1-1A chromosome 6, SC_F0-13Bv2, whole genome shotgun sequence DNA includes these proteins:
- the LOC124342106 gene encoding uncharacterized protein LOC124342106 — MRHLQQQAFVAEFKRLGKNKFVHRDSKLSNFHPYLNKNGLITLKYRTKLSRSLPEQPEVPILPNRLPNEKREPHFITLLVRDVHRRLLHAGVRDTLTELRQTSWILKGRQVAKKILARCLTCNRVNRKPYDQPTGPLQVDRCTMSQPFDVTGVDLAVPVYLLTRALHLELVQTLTAVGFLMAFDRFVSRFGICQIVYSDNAKTFHRANKDLAEIWKGAEPEILIDLANRGITTGTAHLTEEELRTTLCKIEAVVNSRPLTYVYNDHEEAQSLCPSHFFAGRRLTTLPPIPQSATETNATRRELVERVEYYGKLTADFKKRWHTECLQERALHFKHQHRVEPIRIGEVVLIQENNKKRQQWDIGVIKETIPSSDGVVRQVLLRTASGQLRRPVQRLCALEINENNPWEKELPPIVQNDAEEEEIHPSVSFAEAEEIHPSASSADAIPQHENIIEPPQPEENQPELLQDVPQDVQKGGV; from the exons ATGAGGCATCTGCAGCAACAAGCGTTTGTTGCGGAATTTAAGCGGCTCGGCAAGAACAAATTCGTTCATCGTGACTCAAAGCTATCGAATTTTCATCCTTATCTTAATAAAAATGGACTCATTACATTGAAGTATCGAACTAAGCTTTCTAGATCGCTTCCGGAACAGCCTGAGGTTCCTATTCTACCGAATCGACTCCCGAATGAAAAGAGGGAGCCGCATTTCATCACCCTGCTTGTTCGTGATGTGCATCGGCGTCTTTTGCATGCTGGTGTTCGAGATACGTTGACAGAACTACGCCAAACGAGCTGGATTCTAAAGGGCAGGCAAGTGGCGAAGAAGATTTTGGCAAGATGTTTGACATGCAATCGAGTCAACAGAAAGCCGTATGACCAGCCGACTGGACCTTTGCAAGTCGATCGATGCACGATGTCGCAACCGTTCGACGTCACCGGCGTCGATTTAGCTGTGCCAGTTTACTTAC TGACCCGCGCTCTTCATTTGGAGTTGGTTCAAACGCTGACAGCCGTCGGTTTCCTGATGGCGTTCGACCGTTTCGTATCCAGATTTGGGATTTGTCAAATAGTCTATTCAGACAATGCGAAGACATTTCACCGAGCCAACAAGGATTTGGCCGAAATTTGGAAAGGAGCCGAACCAGAAATCTTGATCGATCTTGCCAACCGCGGAATCAC AACCGGAACGGCCCATTTAACCGAAGAGGAGCTCCGAACTACACTTTGTAAAATCGAAGCTGTAGTGAATTCGCGCCCTCTCACTTATGTCTACAACGACCATGAAGAAGCGCAGTCATTGTGTCCCAGTCATTTTTTTGCTGGACGGCGATTGACGACTCTACCTCCCATCCCTCAATCCGCCACGGAAACTAATGCAACTCGAAGAGAGTTGGTTGAGCGAGTTGAATACTATGGGAAGCTCACAGCTGATTTCAAGAAAAGATGGCACACGGAATGTCTGCAAGAACGAGCTCTTCACTTTAAGCACCAGCATCGAGTTGAACCTATTCGCATAGGAGAAGTTGTCCTGATTCAAGAAAACAATAAGAAGCGTCAGCAATGGGACATTGGAGTCATCAAGGAGACCATTCCGTCATCTGACGGTGTCGTCCGACAAGTTCTTCTTCGAACTGCTTCCGGCCAATTGCGCCGACCTGTGCAACGGCTTTGTGCGCTGGAAATCAACGAAAACAATCCATGGGAGAAGGAGCTTCCACCGATTGTTCAGAATGACGCCGAAGAGGAGGAGATTCATCCGTCCGTGTCATTTGCCGAAGCAGAGGAGATTCATCCGTCGGCGTCATCTGCCGACGCGATCCCACAACACGAGAACATTATTGAGCCCCCACAACCGGAAGAAAATCAACCGGAATTATTGCAAGACGTCCCTCAAGACGTCCAGAAAGGGGGAGTGTAG
- the LOC124342107 gene encoding uncharacterized protein LOC124342107: MKKKGRCFICTKKGHRHSECDSKRSCANCSGSHHVFICDVPHAKSAKKVGETTSAHSSSAAKDIFLKTITLALTGPKGSENFRCLLDAGSHRSYITSKASTALGLSKIDQERLKISGFVGRSSTRNLPLVNVGLRSEIGGQPYIILSCLETNRICDPIPFVPNGPWTESMKARHLNLAEDPSQSKGEPHGKEKFICSLEEHYYRVITGAQIRLTQDLMAVESIFGWFVHGAVCTSDEQQDQTIALLIRAQEEESERPETMLSRLFDLDGVHEQEDDAQAQLEADPVKMHFKSTVTKRGDRYCVKLPWKEHQEELPSNVGPAIQQAQSLIQRLKRSSETLKSYHELILDHLKRGFIEEVREEDPKSWNRILHYVPHHAVIWMDKVSTKIRQVFNASFGSPFLNDQLNSGPNLVPPMQDIVIRFRSRRVALVADIEKAFLQIEVDEGDRDVLRFIWVEDPTANLLKFNIFHWKRAVFGVTSSPFHLAAVIQHHLSLQDSEHPEVVRMLKWNCLVDDVIIGTENCVMGLKIAEEATEIAAKAGMPLRRWRTNDAELQESLAKLNQDERVEETMEFNNDQMKVLGTGWHRASDCLTFSTATLIEYFATVCHLSCLRTILSIAARVYDILGLISPVIITIRILMQNLWKLKLSWEEEVTDPVKKEFWSWVDQLNLLSTIKIPRWYHHGLPNKIANQQLHLFCDSSTKAYGAVGYLRSEDEDGNVIISIVLSKVRVAPVKQITLPRLELLGGHVAVKVASAIKVALEIEQIETFYWTDSQASLAWIKGDPSRWQQYVSNRVRLIQERSNPAE; the protein is encoded by the coding sequence ATGAAGAAAAAGGGCAGGTGTTTTATCTGCACGAAAAAAGGTCATCGACACTCGGAATGTGATTCAAAGCGATCATGCGCAAATTGCAGTGGATCTCATCATGTATTCATCTGCGATGTCCCACACGCAAAATCGGCGAAGAAAGTAGGCGAGACTACAAGCGCTCATTCCAGCAGTGCGgccaaagacatttttttgaaaacaatcACGTTAGCTCTGACAGGACCTAAAGGATCAGAAAATTTTCGGTGCTTGCTGGATGCTGGAAGTCACCGTTCATACATCACATCTAAGGCCAGCACGGCGCTCGGACTTAGCAAAATCGACCAAGAACGGCTGAAAATTAGTGGATTTGTAGGTCGATCGTCTACTAGAAATCTACCGCTCGTGAATGTTGGATTGAGAAGCGAGATTGGAGGCCAGCCGTACATCATTCTTAGCTGTCTTGAAACAAATCGCATATGTGATCCCATCCCCTTCGTTCCGAATGGGCCCTGGACAGAGAGCATGAAGGCCAGACATCTGAATCTGGCAGAAGATCCTTCCCAATCCAAGGGGGAGCCACATGGAAAGGAGAAATTTATCTGCTCATTGGAAGAGCACTATTATAGAGTAATAACCGGTGCGCAAATTCGACTCACACAAGATCTGATGGCCGTTGAATCTATATTCGGTTGGTTTGTACATGGAGCTGTGTGCACCTCCGATGAGCAACAAGACCAAACGATCGCTCTTCTCATCCgagcacaagaagaagaaagtgagaGACCAGAAACAATGCTTAGTCGTCTATTTGATTTGGATGGCGTTCATGAACAAGAAGACGACGCGCAGGCTCAGCTGGAAGCAGATCCGGTCAAGATGCACTTCAAATCGACAGTCACCAAACGAGGAGATCGCTACTGTGTCAAATTACCATGGAAAGAGCATCAAGAGGAGCTGCCTTCAAATGTAGGTCCGGCTATACAGCAAGCGCAGAGTCTCATCCAACGACTGAAACGATCTTCGGAAACTCTAAAAAGCTATCACGAGCTCATTTTGGATCATCTCAAAAGAGGATTCATCGAAGAAGTTCGTGAAGAAGACCCGAAAAGTTGGAATAGAATTCTCCATTACGTCCCTCATCACGCTGTTATTTGGATGGATAAGGTCAGCACAAAGATTCGTCAAGTGTTCAACGCTTCCTTCGGGAGCCCATTTCTAAACGATCAACTAAATTCGGGGCCAAATCTAGTCCCACCCATGCAGGATATTGTCATCAGATTCCGCAGTCGGCGAGTGGCACTCGTTGCCGATATTGAGAAGGCATTCTTACAAATTGAAGTGGATGAAGGCGATCGCGATGTCTTGCGATTTATTTGGGTGGAGGATCCTAcagcaaatttattaaaatttaatatttttcactGGAAACGAGCCGTGTTTGGAGTGACAAGCAGCCCGTTCCATCTTGCTGCAGTCATCCAACATCATCTATCCTTACAGGATAGTGAACACCCGGAAGTTGTGAGAATGCTCAAGTGGAACTGCCTCGTAGATGACGTCATAATTGGCACCGAAAATTGCGTCATGGGTCTGAAAATCGCAGAAGAAGCCACCGAGATAGCCGCGAAGGCCGGAATGCCCCTCCGTCGCTGGCGAACCAATGATGCTGAACTACAAGAGAGTTTGGCTAAACTGAATCAAGACGAACGAGTAGAAGAGACCATGGAATTCAACAACGACCAGATGAAGGTTCTCGGAACAGGCTGGCATCGGGCAAGCGACTGTCTTACCTTCTCAACAGCAACTTTAATTGAATATTTCGCTACTGTTTGTCATCTATCATGCCTAAGAACCATCTTATCAATTGCTGCCAGAGTCTATGATATTCTTGGATTAATATCCCCCGTGATAATCACAATCCGCATTCTGATGCAGAATTTATGGAAGTTGAAGCTAAGCTGGGAAGAAGAGGTGACCGATCCAGTGAAAAAGGAGTTCTGGAGTTGGGTCGATCAACTCAATTTGCTGTCAACAATCAAGATTCCAAGATGGTATCATCACGGATTGCCCAACAAGATCGCCAATCAACAGCTACATTTGTTCTGCGACTCCAGCACCAAGGCTTATGGAGCGGTTGGATATCTGCGAAGTGAAGACGAAGATGGAAACGTTATCATTTCCATCGTACTCAGCAAGGTACGCGTTGCACCAGTAAAACAAATTACTTTGCCGAGATTGGAGCTTTTAGGAGGTCATGTTGCAGTGAAGGTGGCCTCTGCCATCAAAGTCGCATTGGAAATTGAACAAATCGAAACATTCTACTGGACGGACTCGCAAGCTTCTCTCGCCTGGATTAAAGGCGATCCAAGTAGATGGCAGCAGTACGTCTCGAATCGAGTGCGGCTCATACAAGAGCGATCGAATCCAGCAGAATAG
- the LOC124342108 gene encoding uncharacterized protein LOC124342108, giving the protein MEKAYTEIQKLVADTNGDAASLSILDKEMDEREEMRDAWIRVETELTEKLESTSRAAAASRSIPTTTKRVKLPDLKIKQFDGDVFKWRSFWDIFKINFDQNSDLSDVQKYSYLREYLTGKALRAVEGFEVTDDSYPKAVKTLKELFGNKDIAVQAHMSRLYNLQNTKQATDTASLERLYTEVNTHVRSLETLSENIKAFGGLIVTIMLHKLPDELILIWNREKKRSATDLEAMLTSIRDEFAARDRCKKLTNSVEPAQQTTTRPPY; this is encoded by the coding sequence ATGGAAAAGGCCTACACAGAAATTCAGAAACTGGTGGCCGACACAAACGGAGATGCTGCAAGCCTGTCGATTCTCGACAAAGAGATGGATGAACGCGAAGAAATGCGGGACGCCTGGATTCGAGTCGAAACGGAGCTCACGGAAAAGCTTGAGTCAACGAGTAGAGCAGCAGCGGCGTCAAGGAGCATTCCGACTACAACAAAAAGGGTCAAGCTACCGGACCTGAAGATAAAGCAATTTGATGGAGACGTTTTTAAATGGAGAAGTTTTTGGGACATCTTCAAAATCAACTTTGATCAGAATTCTGATCTTTCGGACGTGCAGAAGTATTCCTACCTGCGCGAATATCTTACTGGAAAGGCGCTGCGTGCTGTGGAAGGTTTCGAAGTGACCGACGACTCTTACCCGAAGGCCGTCAAAACTTTAAAAGAATTGTTTGGTAACAAGGATATTGCAGTGCAAGCTCATATGAGTCGTCTGTACAATTTGCAAAATACCAAGCAAGCAACGGACACCGCCTCATTGGAACGATTATACACCGAGGTGAACACTCATGTTCGTTCTCTCGAAACACTCAGCGAAAATATCAAGGCATTCGGAGGATTAATCGTCACGATAATGCTCCACAAGCTGCCCGACGAATTGATTCTCATCTGGAaccgagagaagaaaagaagtgcCACCGATCTCGAGGCCATGTTAACGTCCATCCGTGACGAATTTGCCGCTCGGGATAGATGTAAAAAGTTGACGAATAGTGTTGAGCCGGCTCAACAGACAACAACTAGACCACCCTACTAG